tttgaAACGGAGCAAGtatctgaaattttttcttctgcTGAGAGTTGttaatgtgatgcaaatatcGCGAAAATAATTATATTGCATGATAGTGTTACTGTGTCATGTGCATGTTCAACCTCCTCTTTGTCGAGTCCCCTCGATGTGAGTTGTCTTTTGGTGGTGTTTGTTTCCTTTTCGATCAGTCTTGGGCCAGATTAGCTCCAGTGAGCTTTGTGTTTTGTTTATGTGAAGATTATTCTACTGGTGATTTATCAACATGGTTAATGATGATAAATTATTAGCTAATGGTTTGTCTTGTATATACGAAAGTGACGTTTTACCCCCTCTTGCACTTAACCTGTTAGCTGCTTATTTCCCTTGGCGGAAATATCTTTTCTATCTTTTGACTTTGGATTTTTGGTTGGCAGGATATTCTTGCTCGGGGTCCATTCATTGCCTTTTGTCCATAAAAGTGTTGTTATATTGGTTGTGCCGGAGTTGGAGTTCGGGTTTTCAACCAGTCAACGCAATGACTTCCCGCATATTTAGTGGGGAAGAGAAGCAGGGATCTCCATTTAGGATGTTGGCTTCGTCACCATCATTGCATTGTATTTTTCCTCAGGATAGAATGTGTACACTggtttaaaagggaaaaaaaaaaaaacaatagtaTCGTGTTTAGTACTgtattttgatttaatttcaGTCATTCTCAAAGAGGTTCATTTGTGGGTATTGATTGAATTGTAGGGGTTTCTTTGGTTGATTCATGTACCGTGTTAATCATAGTGGGTCATCTTGGATTGTATTTCTAATTTAGTGTCAACTTCATCCTTTGTTCAACTTGTGGAGTTACATGAGCTTTAGTTAACTTGAAGCTTCTATCTCTGTGCTGGAtgaattttgatgtttttaagaGCAGAATTTTCCGCCAGAGTGAATTTGCCAGGATGATGGGACGTAAGCGTGCGAGATTTCTTGTGTGCATAATCTCATACGTCATATACTCTTGTGAATATTAGTCTGCTCGTTTCCACAAACATTTCTTATCGTTAAATTATCAGCTTCGGTAGGCCAACTCCACATGAACAGGTACTGGCGAAGTGGGTTCTCAGATTAATTTGGAAGAGAATCACTTCCGATTAGTATAAAAGAGAATGGCCAGAAAGGTTTATCATCTGTGAGTTCCCCTCAGTAGTGCGTAATGAATTCCGGATGCTGGTGTGAAACAAGCCTACTTTTTTCTTAAGCGGGTATTTACAGGTCCTGTTGTTGACACCTAGATTTTCGCTAAGCAACCTCTGGGTATTCATCTTGTGATTTTCATGGCCCGCATCAGTTTCATCTGCTTCACACAGAAAGCTTCATGAACAGTATGACCCACCTTCCACCGCAGAACACAACAATCATACAGGACCTACGTATGCGCAACCCACAACTTTGATATCACTCAGTAAGCCAATAGCTATTGAATTCTATGAGCTTAGCAGATGTATTTCTGATGCAACCGTGACGCAGCTTCAGCTTCTTCCAGCTTTGAACTCAGCACCATGATGATTCCATAGAGCGGACCAATCTGTCGAAACTGAGATTTCACCAGTGCAGCTGCCATAAGATGTCTCGAGAAGTCTCGCAGTGAccattgtttttctttcttctgcttctttCAGATTCACATCTACTGATCATATTCTTGATCTGATCTCCTTGCCATAACCGTCATGCCAATGCCCTCAGAACCAGCCCAGTCTGCAATATATTCCGCATCTCCATTGCATCCGTTGagcaaaaaatccaaacaattCTTCCTAAAACCATGGTCATAGGGGTTCCGGAATCTGCCACCAAGGTCCCTGAGGTAGCTATAGCGCATAGAGTTCTCCCTCTCGTTCGTGGTAATATTACGAGAAATCTGCCACAATTGAAAGCGAGAACATAAGGAATTTTTCCACTTTCATGAAAGGTCAATGGAAGAAAAAGTGCGAAGAGTCCAACTAGACAAGTAATAGGAGTGTCACTACaataaaacaagaagaaaaaaaaattgtagttttTCATTGCGACATAAAGATGTGAAATAACGAACGATGGATGTTACCTGATATGCTTGCAAAGCTGTAAATGCTGCAACACCTGAAAAGAGGAAAAGCTCGGCGATGAGAAATGACATAGCACCGGTGTGATGGCTACAAGCATGTTTCAACCAAGCACCAAAAGAGGATGGTGCAGCTGAATCACCCAGAACTCCTGTATGCAAAGATTCTAATGTTATGAGGGGGAAAAATGCGATAAGCAGAATTAGATAACTTatgaaaactgattaaaaaaaacCTACTTGTAAGAGCAACTGCACCAGTAATTGACATAGCCAAAACTTCTAAAACTAGGAATACAAAGAAATCCCACTTGTTCTTCTGCATCATAATTGGAAAACTGtgaattaaaatatattaacaagAAGGGAGATAAAAGGAAAAGTAGTTTTTTAAAGTAGAGCTAATATGAACTTCATGATAGCATTGATCTCAAAACTTGATTATCAATCACATTTTGGGAAACAATTAAGACCGACAGGtacgttttctttttaaaacgtattcaatttctcaaaattacatGGAGAAACTAATACATGTAGAGGCAAAAAGCAAGGTCAAGTATTGGCTTTCAGCATCATGTAAGAGTACCTTGCCAATGCAGTTGGATACCAAAGGGCAATGATGGTCGAATTGTTCAACACAGCGGTCACAAATGGAGCAATGTTTTGCACGGAGAGGCCTCACAATCTAACACTATAAAAGAAAGATCAGGAAAACAATAAAGAAGGAACAATGTATAAGCTAAATATAAAGGTTAACCGATGCCACCTTGCATGTTGTGCAGAGCTGAGACCAGTTGCCAGCAAGCAAAGCAGGATTATTTATCTCAATCTTCAACAGTGGTTCCTGATGATCCCATAtaatcaaaaagagaagaattatCAAACTGCTTAGAGCTTATATCAAGCAAAATCTCCACTTAATCATGTCAGCCGATGTTAATAAAAGAGTAAAATCCACTGGGCTAGAAATTTGATTGGCTGTGGAGAAACAGAGTACGATACTAAAGATTACGATGGAAGTAGCAATTTGGGTCAAAGCGCACATTGTCTGTCATAATCTTTTGATCATGCGCGCTCACTCTGATGTATCCTGGATCCTTGCTGCAATCGAAGAAAGGCACAAAATAGGCGAAATAAATATGATTTTGGCACCCTGGTAAGAACAATAAACCACTCATAGAAAGTACAACGTATTCTTATATAATCATAAATGCAGATGTAGCATACGTAACTGTGAGCAAAAAACCAACTTTGCTTCCAGCACAATAACTAAGTCATAAGGAATTATCCTACACGTGATTCAAAATGTTCTCGACCACCTACTCAATAAATCAGTCCTTAGATATTCTAGCAAGTAAAGAAGGACAACGAACAAAACTGTTGACAACAAACTTATTGAGAAACAATAACAGGATAATATGCGTTGCTGAAGTCAAATAtcatttcgaccaaaagaaaagtcaaatatCATGATCTACTACACATGCAAAACCTTAAGGACagtataaaaagtaaaataacaGGACGTAAATACAATGACCTGTAGAAACAACAAaatatgtttcttttcttcttgagaGGTTGGTGCCATGTAAAAGTCTATACACCTCACAACTGTTTACCTGCTGCACCTGTAAAGCGTGACAAGTCCAGTACTTGCTAGGACAGCACCCAGCCACGCAAGAAAGCCAAAACCAGATCTTAACTTTGGCAGATCTGATCCTGCACAACATAATACAATTTATATAAAGATTTTTTGGTTGAACCACCAATCTAATGAAAATTAATGATGTGCGTGCACGggtataagagagagagagagagagagagagagagaaggggtggGAGGGGTTGAACTGAAGATACCCATTATGATGGAGTTTGTGTAGGTTGCCAGTAGCAAGAGAATTATGACCCACAGAAGGGGCGCGAACCCAA
This genomic interval from Rhodamnia argentea isolate NSW1041297 chromosome 4, ASM2092103v1, whole genome shotgun sequence contains the following:
- the LOC115752617 gene encoding protein S-acyltransferase 24-like isoform X3, yielding MSTEIEVVEEFLPAAVESYCSGGAGKDRSRNDVYAAAAYGDMEKLRRLVEMEGCSVCEPDGLGYHALQWAALNNRCVAGQYIIQHGGDVNAVDHTGQTALHWSAARGAIKVADLLLQEGARVNTADKCGYQATHVAAQHGHTAFLYHIISKWNADADVPDNDGRSPLHWAAYKGFADCIRLLLFLDGYVGRKDKEGCTPLHWAAIQGNLEACEELVRVGKEELMVTDNTGLTPVQLASDRNYQQVVHFLENARKQLDQKIYRNSGFGKFFNLGFAPLLWVIILLLLATYTNSIIMGSDLPKLRSGFGFLAWLGAVLASTGLVTLYRCSSKDPGYIRVSAHDQKIMTDNEPLLKIEINNPALLAGNWSQLCTTCKIVRPLRAKHCSICDRCVEQFDHHCPLVSNCIGKKNKWDFFVFLVLEVLAMSITGAVALTRVLGDSAAPSSFGAWLKHACSHHTGAMSFLIAELFLFSGVAAFTALQAYQISRNITTNERENSMRYSYLRDLGGRFRNPYDHGFRKNCLDFLLNGCNGDAEYIADWAGSEGIGMTVMARRSDQEYDQ